Proteins from a genomic interval of Streptomyces sp. NBC_01426:
- the tpg gene encoding telomere-protecting terminal protein Tpg, which yields MNKEFGDGLNQAVAKAFTRPVPKSAGAQMRYLVKQYKGTKAVAQMLRVSQRTVERYVKEQIKKPRADLAARLEREVKKRWQPQIRAKAKEKAATTGGIVIDVHARLGYAGASMDSTDEDRERHITVALPPQYAARLFTAQEQGATEDRLRELTAEALKEVYFQDSGRRAGSLQEVQINDVLDLGFQL from the coding sequence ATGAACAAGGAGTTCGGGGACGGCCTCAACCAGGCGGTGGCGAAGGCGTTCACCCGTCCGGTGCCGAAGTCGGCCGGCGCGCAGATGCGGTACCTGGTCAAGCAGTACAAGGGCACCAAGGCGGTGGCCCAGATGCTGCGGGTCTCCCAGCGCACCGTCGAGCGGTACGTGAAGGAGCAGATCAAGAAGCCGCGAGCGGACCTCGCCGCGCGCCTGGAGCGCGAGGTGAAGAAGCGCTGGCAGCCGCAGATCCGGGCCAAGGCGAAGGAGAAGGCGGCGACCACCGGCGGCATCGTGATCGACGTCCACGCCCGCCTCGGCTACGCCGGAGCGTCGATGGACTCCACCGACGAGGACCGCGAGCGGCACATCACCGTCGCCCTGCCGCCCCAGTACGCGGCCCGCCTCTTCACCGCCCAGGAGCAGGGCGCCACCGAAGACCGGCTGCGCGAACTCACCGCCGAAGCACTCAAGGAGGTCTACTTCCAGGACAGCGGCCGCCGCGCCGGCTCCCTCCAGGAAGTCCAGATCAACGACGTGCTCGACCTGGGGTTCCAGCTGTAG
- a CDS encoding PP2C family protein-serine/threonine phosphatase — protein sequence MDAVRRYDILDTPPDGAFDRVAAMAARLFKVPVASVTIVDEDRIWFKAAHGLEGVSEIGREPGLCGSAILSDETLVIPDTLTDPVAFNNGLVAGPMGVRFYAAAPIITHDGHRLGTVNILDTKPRLITEDDTATLADLAAIVLDELEMRLAALNALRAEQERRIEQEEARQRAERDKNAIEAFASTLQRTLLPPALPVVPGLELACHYATASPQNVGGDFYDVFPLDGARWAFFLGDVCGKGPEAAALTSLTRYTLRAAALINPDPDVVLTSLNTALLLDPAIGSRFCTAVFGVLEPHEKEGFIVTVATGGHPPAYHLRDSGAVEAVQPKGGMLIGAIDGAHFASQSIHLAPGEGLLLYTDGLTEARTLGGDMIGEEGLTRFLAARTAPVSAAAVVGDTVDFLDAMPHGVGDDVALLALSVPLADAADGLTATATAHTIAPADEMSESRP from the coding sequence ATGGATGCAGTGCGCCGCTACGACATCCTCGACACCCCGCCCGACGGCGCGTTTGACCGGGTGGCAGCGATGGCGGCCCGACTGTTCAAGGTGCCGGTGGCGAGCGTGACGATCGTCGACGAAGACCGGATCTGGTTCAAGGCCGCACACGGTCTGGAAGGCGTCAGCGAGATCGGCCGGGAGCCGGGTCTGTGCGGTTCGGCGATCCTGTCCGACGAGACCCTGGTGATCCCGGACACGCTCACCGATCCCGTCGCCTTCAACAATGGCTTGGTCGCCGGGCCGATGGGCGTCCGTTTCTATGCCGCGGCTCCGATCATCACGCACGACGGGCACCGGCTGGGCACCGTCAACATCCTCGACACCAAGCCGCGTCTGATCACCGAGGACGACACCGCCACCCTCGCGGACCTGGCCGCGATCGTGCTCGACGAGCTGGAGATGCGCCTGGCGGCCTTGAACGCCCTGCGCGCCGAGCAGGAGCGGCGCATCGAGCAGGAGGAGGCCCGGCAGCGCGCCGAGCGGGACAAGAACGCGATCGAGGCGTTCGCCTCCACCCTTCAACGCACTCTGCTGCCGCCGGCGCTACCGGTGGTACCGGGCCTGGAGCTGGCCTGCCACTACGCCACCGCCTCCCCGCAGAACGTGGGCGGCGACTTCTACGACGTCTTCCCCCTCGACGGCGCGAGGTGGGCGTTCTTCCTGGGAGATGTGTGCGGCAAAGGCCCCGAAGCCGCCGCTCTGACCTCCTTGACCCGCTACACCCTGCGCGCCGCGGCCCTGATCAACCCCGACCCCGACGTCGTCCTCACCTCGCTGAACACCGCGCTACTCCTCGACCCCGCCATCGGCAGCCGGTTCTGCACGGCCGTCTTCGGTGTCCTCGAGCCGCACGAGAAGGAAGGGTTCATCGTCACGGTGGCCACCGGCGGGCACCCCCCGGCCTACCACCTGCGCGACTCCGGAGCAGTAGAAGCGGTGCAGCCCAAGGGGGGCATGCTCATCGGCGCCATCGATGGCGCACACTTCGCCTCCCAGAGCATCCACCTCGCCCCGGGTGAAGGACTGCTCCTCTACACCGATGGGCTGACCGAGGCCCGCACCCTGGGCGGAGACATGATCGGAGAAGAGGGCCTGACCCGTTTCCTCGCCGCGCGCACCGCGCCTGTCAGCGCGGCGGCGGTCGTAGGGGACACGGTCGACTTCCTCGACGCCATGCCCCACGGGGTCGGTGACGATGTCGCCCTGCTGGCGCTGTCCGTCCCTCTCGCCGACGCCGCGGACGGCCTCACCGCCACCGCCACCGCCCACACCATCGCCCCCGCCGATGAGATGTCGGAGAGCCGACCGTGA